The Mucilaginibacter defluvii genome contains the following window.
CGTTCAAGCGTAGCCGATGGTATTGACGATAGCAATGTGCCGCCGGTTGATCAGAATAACGACTCGGATGGCGACGGCGTGCCGGATGATAAAGATGAATATCCGAACGATCCGGACCGTGCGTATAACGATTATTATCCTACCGATACCAAATTCGCACAGTTCGGCTTTGAGGATAACTGGCCGGTAAAAGGTGATTATGATATGAATGACCTGGTGATTAACTACCGTTATAAATTTGTGCTGAACGCGCAAAATAAAGTGGTTGACCTGGTAACTACTTTCATCCCGCTTGCTGCAGGTTCATCATTTAAAAATGGTTTTGGTATGCAACTACCGGTTAGCGCATCAAAAGTAAAATCGGTATCAGGCCAAATTATCACCAGCAACTATGTAACCTTTGCAAGTAACGGGGTTGAGGCCGGTCAGGCTAACGCGGTAATTATTCCGTTTGACCATCAGGATGCGGTATTGAAATATCCGGATATGTCGTACTTTGTAAACACCGAGCCTGATAAAGCTAAGGTTAACGGCAAAAACATCAACGTAGCACTAAACTTTACCAGCCCGCTTGATCGCAGCGAGTTAAGTGTTAGCGAATTCAATCCGTTCCTGATCGCTAATTTAAAACGTGGCATTGAGGTGCACTTGCCGGGTTACAAACCAACTGATAAGGCTGATAAAACATTATTAGGTACAAATGACGATAATTCTAAACCGGGAGAGAACCGTTATTACTTGTCGGCTGATAATTTACCTTGGGCCATCAGCTACAAATATTCAACCCGTTACCCGATAGAGCGTACGGACATACGCGAGGCATATAACCACTTTGCCGAGTGGGCAGCATCAGGCGGTACCTTATACCCTGACTGGTATGCACACTGGAAACCGGGTTATGCCAACCGCTCATTACTGTATTTAAAATAGTCGATTAAACATTTCATATCCACCAGCGTTGCCACGTAAAAGAGGCAACGCTTTTTTTATGCCCTACAGAAGCGCTATATTTAAACCGAATCTGTCTAAAATCCGATATGTTTGCCGGCCTTTTAAAACACATCAGTAAATATGTAAGCCTTACTGCCGAGGAGGAGCTTATTGTTGCGGAGTATTTCAAGCCCGAAACCGTAAATAAAAAGCAATACCTGCTATCCGAAGGTGAAAACTGTTCAACGCAATATTTTGTAACCAAGGGTTGCCTGCGCATGTTTTTTATTAAGGAGAATGGCAGCGAGCACATTGTTCAGTTCGGTATAGACAACTGGTGGCTGGCCGACTATATGAGCATGGACACCCGGCAGCCATCCGGGTTTTATATACAGGCGGTTGAAAAATCAGAATTGCTGAGCTTAAGCGTAGCCAACCAGGAGAAGCTATTAGAACTCGTGCCCAAGCTGGAGCGCTATTTTATGCGTGTAATGCAAAAAGGATTCGGTGCTTTCCAGATGCGGATACGCTATTTGTTTGATATGACAAGCGAGGAGCAATACAACTTGTTTGTTGATCGGTTTCCGGGCTTTGTACAGCGCGTGCCGCAATACATGCTAGCATCGTACCTGGGTGTAACGCCTGAGTTTTTAAGTAAAGTACGCGGAAAGAGGCGTTAAAGGCCTGCTATTTTGCTTGTTGACTAAAATCATTATCTTTGCAGCATCATGAAAATTACTACCGTATTTGCTTAATGCTTTGGTTCCAAGGTAACGCTATTCCCAAATAGCCGGACCGGAGTATGTTAATTAATCTTTCTTTTTAATACTTGATCAATTTTGCCGGGTTCATCCGCAACAGGCATGTTATATGTTATTTTGGCATGTGCATGGGTTAAATAATGCCTTTTAGTAACTTGGCATTTTGATTGTAATCATTTTACTGAATGAAACAAAAATTTTATGATACTGCTGTGAAGCAGGAAAAAGCGGTTTTAGTGGGCGTAATTACTGCCGACGAAACCGAGGAAATGGAAAAGGAGTACCTGGAAGAGCTGGAATTTTTGGTAGAGACCGCCGGTGGAAAAACCGTTAAGCATTTTACCCAAAAGCTAAGCCGTCCGGAACGTGCTACCTATGTGGGTACCGGTAAGCTCGAAGAAATAAAGGAATATGTATTTGCCGAAGAAATTGATATCGTGGTGTTTGATGATGAGCTGTCGCCATCTCAGTTGCGTAATATTGAGAATGAACTCAAAGTAAAGATACTGGATCGTAATAACCTCATTCTGGATATTTTTGCCGGGCGGGCACAAACCGCGCAGGCCAAAACACAGGTTGAGCTGGCTCAACTACAATACCTTTTACCGCGCCTTACCCGTTTGTGGACCCACTTAGAGCGCCAGAAGGGTGGTATCGGTATGCGTGGGCCGGGTGAATCGCAGATTGAGACTGACCGCCGTTTGATCCTCAACAAAATATCTTTGTTAAAAGGCAAACTAAAAGATATTGATCGCCAGAATGAGACACAGCGTAAAAACCGGCATCAATTGGTGCGCGCGGCCTTGGTGGGGTATACCAACGTAGGTAAATCAACCATCATGAACATGCTTTCCAAGTCGGAAGTATTTGCTGAGAACAAACTGTTTGCTACGCTTGATACTACTGTACGTAAGGTGGTGATTGAGAATGCGCCGTTTTTACTGTCAGACACCGTCGGGTTTATCCGCAAATTGCCTCACCATTTGGTGGAATGCTTTAAATCGACACTGGATGAGGTGCGCGAGGCGGATATACTGGTACATGTGGTTGATATTTCGCATCCTAACTTTGAGGATCAGATACGTACGGTTAACGAAACGTTGAAGGAGTTAGGCGCGGTAGATAAGGAAAACATCACGGTGTTTAATAAAATTGATGCTTACCAGCCAACAGAGATATTTGAAGGCGAGGAGCTGAAGCCGCTAACGCTTGAAGATTTTAAGCACAGCTGGATGGCTCGCCACAACAGCCCGGCCATTTTTATATCAGCCGCTAAACGCGAAAATATAGACGAATTCAGGCAGTTATTGTATGATAAGGTAAAAGCCATACATACAGCCCGATATCCTTACGATCATTTGTTATATTAGTAAACATAAGCCCCTCAGCAGAGGGGCTTTTGCTTTAAATCTTATATTGAAAATATGAAACTTCTGCCTGAAGAAACATTAATTATCGGGGATTGGATATTTAGGGATCGGAAAATGATTGGGGATGACAATTGTGAAAGAATAGAGTGGTTAGCTAAAAATTATCTAAAAGCAGTTGGTGCTGAAGATGGAAATTGGACGACCATTTACCAAGATCCTAATGATAAGCGTTATTGGCGGCATACTTATCCAAAGTTTGAAATGCAAGGTGGAGGGCCACCTTTACTTGAAAATATTGGCAGTGTTTTTTTAACAGCCGAGCATAAAAGCGTTGAAATAAACATACAAAAGTATATCATTTTGGAAACGGGTAATGATGGCGGTCATCGCTATATTGAAGGCAAAGTGTTTTATAAGGGCAATACAAGGAGGATAACTGTGTTTTTTGAAAGTAAGCTTGATGAAGCAAAGCTCACTATTAATACTCCGATTAAGATACAGGGAGAATTTCAGGATGATGGTGAAGCATACGGGCTTATTTTAAGGCATGCCTTACTCATGTAATGCAACATTACATCGATGCTGTTAGCGGCGGTAAATTACTCACCTTCTTTTGCAGGTACCTGTTCCAAACCAGTTGTTGCTCCCTGTTTTGCATGTGGTTAGTTTCGCGTTCATAGTCGGCATTCATTTGCTGGTACTTGGCGTCTATCCGGTTAAAAATATCAGCAATTACCAAACTGTAATCGCGGCCAAATTGGGTGCGGTTAAAAGTTCTGAGCACTTCCTGCTGTTGCAGGTAAGCAATATCATAATGGCCTTGTTCGTGCCTTAATATTTCAGCCAGCATTTCGGGATTTTTAATGCGGCTGCGGTCAAGCCATGATTTATCCTTGTTCATCACCATGCTCACCTCAAAGTCAATTCTGAATACACCGCGTATGCGTTTTACGCTGTAATTATAGCTGATGCTACAATTGGTATAAGCAACAGCGGCAAAATTACTGCGCCGTGGCGACCCTTGAAAATCGGTTAGGGTAAGTGTTTTATAGCCCTGCTGTGCAAAGCTGCTGCCGGCCGTGCACAGCATAACCAACAGCAAAGTCTTCCAGAATTTTAATGCCATACAGCCAAAAAGTTTTACTTTTTGACCTTGTCATCCTTTAAAAGGTTTAAGCCCATCGTTTCTTTCATAGTGCGTTGCATACCATCTACCGAGCCATCAAGAAATATTACGTTACCGGATGAGTTCTCTGCAAAGTGTTTGATGGATTCAGTCCACATGGTAAATAATATCACCGATGTATCCATATCTGCTTCCTGCATTTCTTTTGCCGCAACGGTCATACCCTTGGCAACTTCTTCGCGGAACAAAGCTATACCCTGGCCGCGTAATTGAGCTGCCTGGCGTTCAGCCTCTGCAGATATCTTGATGGCATTACCTTCGGCCTCGGCAGCCTTTGTTTTAGTAATGAGCAGGGCCTGGCCTTCGTTTTCGGCAGCGGCCTTCAGGTTGTTTGATGCCACCACCTGGCTCATTGATTTCATGATGATATCATCGAATGTAATATCGTTCAACTGCAGATCCTGCAGATGATAGCCCCAGCTTTCGAGTATGTTGTCCAGTTGTTCTTTTACGTGCTCCACAATGTCGCGGCGCAAAATCAGCACATCGGCCTGGCGCTTGGTGGCCACAAACGCACGGATGGACCCCTCAACGGTGCGTACCAATGCCTGCATCAGGTTGCGCTCGTCAACAAATTTAAAAGCGACGTTCTTGATGGTTTCCTCCTGCTGATCGAGCACCGAGTATAAAAGCATCGCTTTGAAATAAACGTTAGCCTGATCGTAAGTTACGGCCTGGAACTCCAGCTCAACCGATCGGTTTTGAATGGAAATGCGAGAGTAGATCAGCTCGATAAGCGGTATCTTGAAATTAAGCCCCGGTGTAAGTATGCGGCGGTATTTGCCAAAAATGGTAACCACGGCTATAGTGCCCTGTTTTACGGTCACAAATGAACTGAACAGTATAATTAACAGTAATACGGTTACAATGGTAATAGGGATAGAAACGTCC
Protein-coding sequences here:
- the hflX gene encoding GTPase HflX; this translates as MKQKFYDTAVKQEKAVLVGVITADETEEMEKEYLEELEFLVETAGGKTVKHFTQKLSRPERATYVGTGKLEEIKEYVFAEEIDIVVFDDELSPSQLRNIENELKVKILDRNNLILDIFAGRAQTAQAKTQVELAQLQYLLPRLTRLWTHLERQKGGIGMRGPGESQIETDRRLILNKISLLKGKLKDIDRQNETQRKNRHQLVRAALVGYTNVGKSTIMNMLSKSEVFAENKLFATLDTTVRKVVIENAPFLLSDTVGFIRKLPHHLVECFKSTLDEVREADILVHVVDISHPNFEDQIRTVNETLKELGAVDKENITVFNKIDAYQPTEIFEGEELKPLTLEDFKHSWMARHNSPAIFISAAKRENIDEFRQLLYDKVKAIHTARYPYDHLLY
- a CDS encoding Crp/Fnr family transcriptional regulator, with protein sequence MFAGLLKHISKYVSLTAEEELIVAEYFKPETVNKKQYLLSEGENCSTQYFVTKGCLRMFFIKENGSEHIVQFGIDNWWLADYMSMDTRQPSGFYIQAVEKSELLSLSVANQEKLLELVPKLERYFMRVMQKGFGAFQMRIRYLFDMTSEEQYNLFVDRFPGFVQRVPQYMLASYLGVTPEFLSKVRGKRR
- a CDS encoding DUF922 domain-containing protein; this encodes MALKFWKTLLLVMLCTAGSSFAQQGYKTLTLTDFQGSPRRSNFAAVAYTNCSISYNYSVKRIRGVFRIDFEVSMVMNKDKSWLDRSRIKNPEMLAEILRHEQGHYDIAYLQQQEVLRTFNRTQFGRDYSLVIADIFNRIDAKYQQMNADYERETNHMQNREQQLVWNRYLQKKVSNLPPLTASM
- a CDS encoding Imm27 family immunity protein, which translates into the protein MKLLPEETLIIGDWIFRDRKMIGDDNCERIEWLAKNYLKAVGAEDGNWTTIYQDPNDKRYWRHTYPKFEMQGGGPPLLENIGSVFLTAEHKSVEINIQKYIILETGNDGGHRYIEGKVFYKGNTRRITVFFESKLDEAKLTINTPIKIQGEFQDDGEAYGLILRHALLM
- a CDS encoding SPFH domain-containing protein; amino-acid sequence: MDVSIPITIVTVLLLIILFSSFVTVKQGTIAVVTIFGKYRRILTPGLNFKIPLIELIYSRISIQNRSVELEFQAVTYDQANVYFKAMLLYSVLDQQEETIKNVAFKFVDERNLMQALVRTVEGSIRAFVATKRQADVLILRRDIVEHVKEQLDNILESWGYHLQDLQLNDITFDDIIMKSMSQVVASNNLKAAAENEGQALLITKTKAAEAEGNAIKISAEAERQAAQLRGQGIALFREEVAKGMTVAAKEMQEADMDTSVILFTMWTESIKHFAENSSGNVIFLDGSVDGMQRTMKETMGLNLLKDDKVKK